One Glandiceps talaboti chromosome 2, keGlaTala1.1, whole genome shotgun sequence genomic region harbors:
- the LOC144447289 gene encoding testis-expressed protein 30-like, with product MIRYREHDLAVTMNDLQISEVIIPFGKKEIQTKVCCPNSDTLTDYAVILTHGASGNMDHSHLIALSNYLTQKGFLCLRFTYRSPKVENRMLAYKAVVEFLQTSKEYTLKGCFVAGRSMGARAAVMLANVMSSKDFVCGVICLSYPLHPPSKLSNLRKDILIQLKTPTLFLSGTKDSFATKALFDSVLNELTCEHEMTWIDGGDHGLKVKGQQSEEIINEMCHDVWRWCVTRIAHIPASSGTMKKLGNKDVRDVKGSEMKSLKRKREMKADKSRTSKKRM from the exons ATGATCCGATATAGGGAACACGACCTTGCAGTCACAATGAACGATTTGCAGATATCTGAA GTAATCATTCCGTttggaaagaaagaaatacagaCCAAAGTGTGCTGTCCAAATTCTGACACATTGACTGATTATGCTGTCATTCTAACACATGGAGCCAGTGGAAATATGGACCACAGTCACCTTATCGCATTGTCCAATTATCTAACACAGAAGGGATTTCTATGTCTAAGATTTACATATCGATCACCAAAGGTTGAGAATAGAATGCTGGCTTACAAAGCTGTTGTG GAATTCTTACAAACAAGCAAAGAATACACACTGAAAGGATGTTTTGTAGCAG GTCGTTCGATGGGTGCTAGAGCAGCTGTCATGCTAGCCAATGTCATGTCTAGTAAAGACTTTGTATGTGGAGTAATTTGTCTTTCCTATCCACTGCATCCACCAAGCAAATTATCTAATCTCCGTAAAGACATCCTCATACAGTTGAAAACCCCCACCTTATTTCTAAGTGGTACAAAAGATTCTTTTGCCACCAAAGCTTTATTTGACAGTGTTTTAAATGAGCTGACCTGTGAACATGAAATGACATGGATTGATGGTGGAGATCATGGGTTAAAGGTGAAGGGTCAACAAAGTGAGGAAATTATCAATGAGATGTGTCATGATGTATGGAGGTGGTGTGTTACCAGGATAGCTCACATTCCGGCATCCAGTGGCACAATGAAGAAACTTGGAAACAAGGATGTGCGTGACGTCAAGGGAAGTGAGATGAAATCTCTGAAGCGGAAAAGAGAAATGAAAGCTGACAAAAGCAGAACTTCAAAGAAAAGAATGTAA
- the LOC144444747 gene encoding quinone oxidoreductase-like produces MPAMMRAIMIREYGGPEVMKLEHVEIPKPKTGQVLVRVMAAGVNAVDIKHISKTMPEVTLPLPFTPGIDSAGIVEDIGPGVSKVKKGDRVYATYAGPNSLINQKRPYAEFAVYSEFAVFPLPDNITFKEGAVLGIPYYTAYVGLFLRCRAKPGEVFLMHGGSGAIGIAAVQWARSRGLTVIATAGTEEGRKLAEEVGAHHVLNHKDKNHMQEIMELTGGRGVDVILEMAPSINLAIDLELVAQNGRIGVIGTPGPIEIMPQRTYAKESSINGVGTIAITKEVVKEISSSLYAGLELGFIKPIVGLEFPLEKASDAVLTRNTKRTGALGQFILTTN; encoded by the exons ATGCCAGCAATGATGAGAGCGATTATGATCAGAGAATACGGTGGCCCAGAAGTGATGAAATTGGAACATGTAGAAATCCCAAAACCGAAGACTGGGCAG GTCCTAGTTCGCGTTATGGCGGCTGGTGTGAACGCCGTTGATATTAAACACATTTCGAAGACAATGCCAGAAGTGACCCTCCCGCTGCCTTTCACGCCGGGAATCGATTCGGCTGGCATTGTTGAAGATATTGGACCCGGTGTCAGTAAAGTGAAG AAAGGTGACCGTGTTTATGCTACATACGCCGGACCAAACTCCCTCATAAACCAAAAACGACCTTACGCAGAGTTTGCCGTGTATTCCGAGTTTGCTGTGTTCCCACTCCCAGATAATATCACCTTTAAAGAGGGCGCTGTCCTAGGTATTCCATATTACACAGCATACGTCGGTCTCTTTTTGAG ATGTCGCGCAAAACCAGGTGAAGTGTTTCTGATGCATGGTGGCAGTGGTGCT ATTGGCATAGCGGCAGTGCAATGGGCAAGATCTCGTGGACTGACAGTAATCGCTACGGCTGGTACAGAGGAGGGTCGGAAACTTGCTGAAGAAGTCGGCGCTCACCATGTTCTGAACCACAAGGACAAAAATCACATGCAAGAAATAATG GAATTGACAGGTGGTCGTGGAGTCGATGTTATCCTAGAAATGGCACCAAGCATTAATCTGGCTATAGACTTAGAACTCGTTGCCCAGAATGGAAGAATAGGG GTGATAGGAACTCCTGGGCCAATTGAAATAATGCCACAAAGAACGTATGCAAAAGAATCGTCCATAAATGGAGTTGGAACTATAGCCATAACAAAG GAAGTCGTTAAAGAAATCTCCTCCTCCCTGTATGCTGGTCTGGAGTTAGGATTCATCAAACCAATTGTCGGTTTGGAATTTCCTCTTGAAAAAGCATCGGATGCTGTTCTAACGAGGAATACCAAACGTACTGGCGCCCTCGGACAATTCATTCTTAcaacaaattga